In one window of Myotis daubentonii chromosome 13, mMyoDau2.1, whole genome shotgun sequence DNA:
- the DUSP13B gene encoding dual specificity protein phosphatase 13 isoform X3, which produces MDSLQKQDLRRPKIHGTVSASPYQPPTLSSLQRLLWVRRATGLSHIDEVWPNLFLGDAYAARDKSKLAQLGITHVVNVAAGKFQVDTGAKFYHGMPLEYYGIEADDNPFFDLSVHFLPVARYIRTALSVPQGRVLVHCAMGVSRSATVVLAFLMIYENMTLVQAIQTVQTHRDICPNSGFLRQLQVLDNRLGRETGRL; this is translated from the exons ATGGACTCCCTGCAGAAGCAGGACCTCCGGAGACCCAAGATCCACGGGACAGTCTCCGCGTCGCCCTACCAGCCGCCCACGCTGTCCTCACTGCAGCGCTTGCTGTGGGTCCGTCGGGCCACCGGGCTGAGCCACATCGACGAGGTCTGGCCCAACCTCTTCCTGGGAGATGC GTACGCAGCCCGGGACAAGAGCAAGCTGGCCCAGCTGGGCATCACTCATGTTGTGAATGTTGCCGCGGGCAAGTTTCAAGTGGACACAGGTGCCAAGTTCTATCACGGAATGCCCTTGGAGTACTATGGCATCGAGGCTGATGACAACCCCTTCTTTGACCTCAGTGTCCACTTCCTGCCTGTTGCCCGATACATCCGAACCGCCCTCAGTGTTCCCCAAG GCCGCGTGCTGGTACACTGCGCCATGGGGGTGAGCCGCTCCGCCACTGTCGTCCTGGCCTTCCTCATGATCTACGAGAACATGACACTGGTGCAGGCCATCCAGACGGTGCAGACCCACCGTGATATCTGCCCCAACTCGGGCTTCCTCCGGCAGCTCCAGGTTCTGGACAACCGACTGGGGCGGGAGACGGGGCGACTCTGA